The segment CCCGCCGCCGAGGAGCGCAAGGACGCGGGGGCAGCCGCGGTGTCGCCGTGCGGCTGGAAGCGCAGCCCGgccgcttccccccccccccggggccgaggaccccccccccgcggcctaGCCGGGCGCAGCCGGCCTCGCCTAGCGATGCCGCCGGCGGCCTGACAGACGGACAGGCGGCCGGGCGGGCGGACAGACGGACAGGCGGCCGGCCCTGCCCGCGCGCGGCCGTTGGGCGCGTGCCGGGGCTCGGCGCTGAGGGGAGACGAGGGGGGGataagggggaagggggggggggggggactgtGAAGCGCCGCAACCCGCCCGCAGCCTCACCTGGAACGGCGCCGAGGCCAGGCGGTGCTGGCGGTGCCGGCGGCTCCCTGAGGAGCCCGGCGGCCCCCGGGGAAGGGCTGCGAGGCGCCGGGGGTGGGGGGACGGCGGCGCTACAGCGGCCCCCGGGCCAGCCTCCGCCCCATGGCGTGCGGCGCGGTCTCTATGGCGACTGCGGGGCCGGGACGGAGCCGGCCCGCCCGCCCGCGGGGAGGGCCGAGGGCTCGGCGCCGAGCCGGGGGCGCTCAGGGGGCTGCGGAGCggcccgcggcccccccccgcGTTAACCCCCTCGCCGCCGCCATCCCCGCGGCGCCGCCGCTCGCAGCCCGCCCGctccgccgcctccgccgcccTTCCTCGGCCGCCGCGCCACCGAGCCCGCTGCCCGCCGGGGCCCGCCCCCTTCCAGCCTCCCGCGGCGCCGATTGGGCGGCGGCGGAGATCCCCGCGGGGGGATTGGCTGGCGGCGGGGTCAATcacggggagggaggaggacgGGCttgaggcggcggcggcggggccggggttGGTTGAGCGGCGCGGAGCCCCGCCGCAGCCGCCCCCGCGCGGTGCTGAGGGGacggcggggcccggccgggccgcggggctgcagctggagccGCCTCCTcgccggccccgctgcccggaGCTTGGGGCTCTGAGGAGAAGGGCTCTGTGCTTCGGGGGGCTGCGGCCAGGTGCTCGGCCCCCGATAC is part of the Anas platyrhynchos isolate ZD024472 breed Pekin duck chromosome 5, IASCAAS_PekinDuck_T2T, whole genome shotgun sequence genome and harbors:
- the LOC140002593 gene encoding uncharacterized protein; protein product: MNGVANLTWNGAEARRCWRCRRLPEEPGGPRGRAARRRGWGDGGATAAPGPASAPWRAARSLWRLRGRDGAGPPARGEGRGLGAEPGALRGLRSGPRPPPALTPSPPPSPRRRRSQPARSAASAALPRPPRHRARCPPGPAPFQPPAAPIGRRRRSPRGDWLAAGSITGREEDGLEAAAAGPGLVERRGAPPQPPPRGAEGTAGPGRAAGLQLEPPPRRPRCPELGALRRRALCFGGLRPGARPPIRARRHVPAAGGPAGRAAALGGAGCGCLQLGTKQGPGPGAAEPALTAGTCSGAAPPRGFFRQRELTFLRLGKRRNCIS